CCGGCACCTGTTTATAGTCAAGCAGATCATAGGTAAACAGCGTCAGAACCTGCTCATCACGCTGGAAACGCTCGCCGGCCTGCAGGGCCAGGGAGAAAAAGTCAGTGTCCTTCCAGCCGCAGGCATTCAGGTCTGCCAGCACCGCAATGCGGCTGGCATTGAGGTTGCGGATGCCGCCGAGCAAGGTCAGGCCTTGCGGTTTTGACAGGTGCTCCAGGCAGTCGACCACCAGCGCCAGGTCAAAACGCTGCGCCGCCAGCTCTGCGGGCAACGGCCCAGGCGCCGCGATGGCGACCACGGTGTCCGGGTGCTCGGCTTGAAAGGCCTCCAGCGCCGGAAACTGGCTGGCACCCAACAGCAACAGGCGTTTGGGCTGGTGCAGAGCGAGCAAAGCAGCCAGTGCTTGCTGGGGCGTACGGGAAGAAATACCAGCGGTCATCAGAGATCCTCACATCAGGACCGTAGAGACTAGCGCGGCTGAGCGTGCGGGCCTAGAGCGGGCGGCGGCGAAAAGTCCTGCATGTGCGGCCAACCTCAACAAATACGGGGGTGCGGCCCAGTGGCGCAGATGAAAAGAGCCGTCTTTACTCCACCTGTCGGCCCCCGCCGATCCCCTCAGGAGAAATCAGATGAGCATCATGCGGACAGCTCTACCCTTGGTTCTGCTAACCGGAGTATTGACAGGTTGCGCAGGTTTGCAAAAAACCGATTGGCCCACCTGCGCAGCCGTCGGTGGTGTAACGGGCGCTGCGATTGGCGCCACTCAAAGTTCGGCGTACGCAGGTTATGGCGCGCTGTTGGTCGGCGGCATGGCCGGCGCCTATTGCTGGGTGCACGGCGATGGCGATGAAGACGGCGATGGCGTGCCGGACAGCCGCGACAAGTGCCCAGGCACGCCTAAAGGCGTGCAGGTGGATGCCAACGGTTGCCCACCGGTGCCGGTCGCGGCCGTGGTTGAGGAAGTTGTGGTCGTCAAGGAAGAAACCATCGTGATCCGCGATGTGCACTTCCAGTTCGACTCGGCCAAGCTGACGGCAGCGGACAAAACCAAACTCGACATCATCGTCACGCGCTTGAAAAAAGAAGCCCCTGGCGCGCAATTGCGGGTCAGCGGGCATACCGACAGCGTCGGCAAAGACGCCTACAACCAGAAACTGTCGGAACGCCGCGCGCACTCGGTGACCGATTACCTGGTAAGTGCGGGCGTGCCGCGCAGTAACTTTGTGTCGGTGGTCGGCGCGGGCGAAAGCCAGCCGGTGGCCGATAACAAAACTGCTGACGGCCGCGCCTTGAACCGCCGCGTGGAAATCAAAATCAACCGCTGACAGCCCTTGCCCCTGTGGGAGCCACAGGGGCATTGCTGACGATCCTCGCCGAAACCGCCGACAAAACGCCCCTTTATCAAGTTTTTTCATCCTTCACTGGCAAATCGCCTGTAGAAGTCGTTACTGTGCGCCCAAAGAATAATAGGCAGGGGCATGCAGGATGAAGGTGTTTTGGGGGCTGGGTAAGTTTCTGACGTTGCTGTTTTGGGTTGTGGTGGTGGTCAATCTGTTCCGACCGCTGGCCAATCCGTTCCACCTGTTGGTCAGCCTGGCCGGCAGTCTGTTGTTTCTCACCCATCTGTTGGAGTTGCTGTTGTTCAACAGCAGCTTGAAATACCGTGCCCACCCCTGGCGTGACCGCTTGCAGATTCTGCTGGTGGGCATGTTCCATGTGCGGGGCCTGTCGGCGCCTGCTGCTATTGATGAAGTAAACAAGGAGGCCAATCATGCGTAAGGTTTTTCTGTTGGCCCTGTTGGTCAGCCCCATTGCCCTGGCTCAGACCGTCAGTGTTGAAACCAACTCGCTGATGCGCCTGCCCAGCAGTACCAGCGTGTTGCAGCTGGAGCGCCTGGATGTGGCGGACTACGGCACGTTGTTGGTGCCGGCGACGATCAGCCAAGTCACGGTGGACGAATTGCACTTGGGGCGTGAGGCGCGCATCGCTATCGCCCCCGGCAATACTGCGCTGCAATTGCAGGTGCGCAACGCGCAGCTGGAACATGGCAGCCAGATCACCTCGCGCGGTGCCCCCGGCACCCACGAAAGGCCGGCCAAAGCCGGGCGTGACCTGGTGCTGCGCATCAACGCGCTGACTGCCGACGAACTGTCGGTGGACGCGCGTGGCGGCGCCGGTGCCCAAGGCTATGCCGGGCTGGATGGCGCCAACGGCGTTGACCCAGGCTGCACCTGGGGTTCGGCCGGGCGTGGCGCGAATGGCGATAACGGCGGTGATGGCCTGCCAGGCGCAGCGGGCGCGACCGTGCGGGTCGAGCTGCCGCAGAGCTTCCCGGCTGAGCAGATCAAGGTCTGGGTGGACGGCGGGGCGGGCGGTTTGGCCGGCACGGCCGGTAAGCCGGGTAAAGGCGGGCAGTCCAAGGGCTGTGTGGTGTATCGCGCCGATGGCGGCGAGAAGGGCCGCCCAGGGCTGGAAGGGCAGCCGGGGCCGGCTGGGCCTGCGGGGGCTGTGACTATTCAAAGGCTTTGAGTCGACGGGTCTGACGCCATCGCGGGCAAGCCCGGCTCCCACATTTGGAATGCATTTGAATGTGGGAGCCGGGCTTGCCCGCGATGGCGGACTAAAGGTCGCCTCAGAACATCGGCCGAGCCGAAGCGATCGCCACCACCACCAACCCCACAATCAAATTAATCCCCACCAGTTTGCGGATCTGCCCCAGCGCAGCCGCACCCGCCGGCCAATCTTCGGCCGCCACCGCCGCACGCAATTGCGGGAACTTCAACGCCTGGATACGGATAAACAGCGCCGTCATCACCAGATACAAGCCCATCATCACCTGCACATAACGCGGCGCGGTTTCAAAACCGCTGAAGCGCAATTGCAGCAGGCCGATGCCGCTGATCGGCAAAACCGCCACGGCGACCCAGACCCACACGAAAAAACGTTGAAACACATTCGCCCACAGCTTGAGCCGGGCAGGGCCCTCAAGTGCCGCCATGGCGGCGGGGCGCAGGATCATCCAGGCGAAAAACATACCGCCGACCCAAACCAGGGCGGCCAATACATGCAGGGTGTAAGCGAGGCTAAACGCGGTCATTGTGGTACTCCGTTCTGCGCGGGATTAATTAGCGGGGTATGATAGCGGCCGATCCGAACCACTGAAAATTTATCCAGCGTTTTTTGCGCCCGACTATCCATGATCAGCACTGAACTCAAAACCACGATCCAGGGCGCCTATTCGCGTTTTCTCGAAGCCAAGAGCTTGAAACCGCGCTACGGCCAACGCCTGATGATCGCCGAAGTGGCCAAAGTCCTCGGCGATATCGACACCGACGACGAAGGTCGGCGCAGTGGCGACCCGGCGGTCGTGGCCGTCGAGGCCGGCACCGGCACCGGCAAGACCGTGGCCTACAGCCTGGCCGCGATCCCGACCGCCAAGGCTGCCGGCAAGCGCCTGGTGATCGCCACCGCCACCGTCGCCCTGCAAGAGCAGATTGTCTACAAAGACCTGCCCGACCTGATGCGCAACAGCGGCCTGAACTTTACTTTCGCCCTGGCCAAGGGCCGTGGCCGCTACATGTGCCTGTCCAAGCTCGACGTGCTGTTGCAGGAAGGCCATGCGCAAACCGCTACCGCTTCGCTGTTCGAAGAAGAAGGCTTCAAGATCGAAGTCGATGAAGTCAGCCAAAAGCTATTTACCAGCATGATCGAGAAGCTCGCCGGCAATAAATGGGACGGCGACCGCGACAGCTGGCCTACCGCGCTGGAAGATTCCGATTGGGCGCGCCTGACCACCGACCACAGCCAGTGCACCAACCGCCATTGCCCCAACTTCGGCCAGTGCGCTTTTTACAAAGCCCGCGAAGGCATGGGCAAGGTCGACGTGATCGTCACCAACCACGACATGGTCCTGGCCGACCTGGCCCTGGGCGGCGGCGCCGTGTTGCCGGACCCGCGCGACACGCTTTACGTGTTCGACGAAGGCCACCACTTGCCGGACAAGGCCATCGGCCATTTCGCCCACTACACGCGCCTGCGCTCCACCGCCGACTGGCTGGAAACCACCGCCAAGAACCTCACCAAATTGCTGGCCCAGCACCCACTGCCCGGCGATCTGGGCAAGCTGATCGAACAGGTGCCGGAGCTGGCGCGTGAGATCAAGACCCAGCAGCAGTTCATGTTCAGCGCCTGCGAACAGGTCGCCGACTTCAAGCCCGGCGAAGACGTGGAAGGCCGTGAGCGGCCGCGTCACCGCTTTGTCGGCGGGCTGATTCCCGAGCACATGCGTGAAATGGGCATTGAACTGAAGAAAGGCTTTTCACGCCTGACCGACCTGTTCACCCGCCTCACCGACCTGCTCAAGGAAGGCATGGACGGTGAGGTCAATATCGGCATCGCCAGCAATCAGGCCGAGGAATGGTATCCGCTGTTCGGCAGCCTGTTGTCGCGCTCCCAGGGTAACTGGGAGCTGTGGACGGCCTTCACCGTCGAAGACCCGGAAGACAACCCGCCGATGGCGCGTTGGTTGACCCTGTCGGAAAGCGGTGCGCTGTTTGATATCGAGGTCAACGCCAGCCCGATCCTCGCCGCCGAAATGCTGCGCCGCAACCTGTGGAACGTGGCCTACGGCTGCCTGGTGACCTCGGCGACGCTGACGGCCCTGGGCACTTTCGACCGCTTCCGCATGCGTGCCGGCTTGCCGAAAAAAGCCGTTACGGCGGTGGTGCCGAGCCCGTTCCATCACGCCGACGCCGGCGTATTGCGCGTGCCGGACCTCAAGGCCGACCCGCGCGACGCAGCGGCGCACACCGCAGCGATCATCCGCGACCTGCCGGAGCTGGTCGAAGGCTCGCGCGGAACCCTGGTGTTGTTCTCCTCGCGCAAACAGATGCAGGACGTGTTCGACGGCCTCGACCGCGACTGGCGCAAGCAGGTGTTTATCCAGGGCAACCTGTCCAAGCAGGAAACCCTCAACAAGCACAAGGCGCGCGTCGATGGCGGCGATTCCAGCGTGTTGTTCGGCCTGGCAAGTTTTGCCGAAGGCGTGGACTTGCCGGGTGCCTACTGCGAACACGTGGTGATCGCCAAGATCCCCTTCTCGGTGCCGGATGATCCGGTCGAGGCGGCTTTGGCCGAGTGGATCGAAGCCCGTGGCGGTAACCCGTTCATGGAAATCTCGGTGCCGGATGCTTCCTTGAAGCTGGTCCAGGCCTGCGGTCGCTTGCTGCGCACCGAAGAAGACCGGGGCACCATCACCTTGCTCGACCGCCGTTTGGTCACGCAGCGCTATGGCAAAGCTATCCTGAATGCTTTGCCGCCTTTCAGGCGCGAAATTTCTTAAGCCACCGTGGGCGAATTCGCCCACTTCGTGGTCTATCTCACTGCCAACGCTTTACGTCATCAGGCCAGTCACCGGCCGTTTGGGAGAACCTTGTTCGTATGATTCGCACGCTGCCCGCTCTTTTTGCTCTGCTGTTCGCCGCACCCTTGATGGCCGCGCCTGCCGGGCAACAAACGCTGTTCAACTTCGTCCGGCCTGCCGATGTGGTCAAGGTGGCGACCCAGGACGCCAGCCTGCCGCAATACAACGCCGAACAAACCCCTGAAGGTGAGGTGCTGCGCCGCATCACGTTCAACCCGGCAGCCGAACCGAGCCTGGTGCTCAGCCCGCAGACCGGCGTGTGGGACTGGTCGCAGTCCGGCGCCATAAGCCTGCGTATCCAGAGCGCCATGGACTGGGCGTTGACCCTCTACGTCAAGGTGCAGAGCACCGACGGCAAAACCCTGGTCAGCCGCATCGACCTGCCGGCCGGCCCGGCCCAGACCCTGGTGATTCCGTTGCAAGCCAACTCGCCGCTGAGCCAGGGCATGAAGGCTGGCCCGCCGATGCCGATCACCGTGGATGGCCAGCGCGTATTGCTGGCCGGCAGCGCCGGGGAAATCGACCGCAGCCAGGTGGCGTCTGTGACGCTGTCGATGCTCAAGCCGAATGCCGCCCAAAGCATCCTGCTGGAGCGTTTTGGCGTGCAGGACAGCGAGCCGGTGCTGAAAGCGGCCTACAGCGAACTGGTGGATGCCTATGGCCAGTCCACCCGCGCGCGCTGGCCGGAAAAAGTCAGCAGCGACGACCAGCTCAAAGCCGCCGCCGCCAAGGAGCAACAGCAGCTCAAAGGCTGGTTGGCTGAGCGCAACAAATCTTCCCTGGACCAATATGGCGGCTGGAACAAAGGCCCGGCGTTCGAAGCCAGCGGCTTTTTCCGTACCGAGAAGCGCGACGGCCGCTGGTACTTGGTGACGCCGGAAGGCCATCCGTTCTATTCCTTGGGGGTTAACACGGTTGCGCCGGATAACAACCAGACCTATGTGGCCGGCCGCGAGTGGATGTTCGCCGCGTTGCCCAAAGCGGGTGAGCCGTTCGACAAGTATTACGGCAGCAGCGACAACCGAGGCGGCAACGGCGCGGATCAGGGCCGGGGCTTCAATGTGGGGCGTTGGTACGACTTCTATGGCGCCAACCTGCAGCGCACCTATGGCACCGAAGGTTTCGACCAGAAACGCTGGGTCAGACACACCCTCGACCGGCTCCAGGCCTGGGGTTTCAACACCGTGGGCAACTGGAGCGACGAGAGCCTCGCCAGCGCCGACCGCGTGCCGTACACCTTGCCGCTGTCGATTGTCGGCGACTACGCCAGCATCAGCACCGGCACCGACTGGTGGGGCGGCATGCCTGACCCGTTCGACCCGCGTTTTGCCATGGCCACCGAGCGTGCCGTAGCGATTGCTGCCCGCGATCACCGCGATGACCCGTGGCTGATCGGCTTCTTTGCCGACAACGAGCTGGCCTGGGCCGGCCCGGGTGACGATGCAAAATCCCGTTACGCCTTGGCCTACGGCACGCTGCGCATGACCACCGACGTACCGGCCAAGCGCGCGTTTCTCAAGCAACTGCGCGACAAGTACCGCAACGAAGAAGGCCTGTCGAAGGCCTGGGGCATTCACTTGGCGGGCTGGGAGCTGATGGAAGACCCAGGCTTCGAGCCGCCGATGCCAAGCCCCGAGCACCCGGAAATCGAAGCTGACTTTAAATATTTCCAGAAGACCTTCGCCGATGCCTATTTCAAGACCATTTCCGACTCCTTGAAGTGGCACGCGCCCAACCAGCTGTTGCTGGGCGGTCGTTATGCCGTAAGTACCCCGGAAGCCGTGGCCTCCTGCGCGCAGTATTGCGATGTGCTGAGCTTCAACATGTACACCCTCAAGCCCCAGGACGGTTATGACTTCGCCGCCCTGCGCGCGCTGGATAAACCGGTGCTGATCACCGAGTTCAATTTCGGCTCCGCCGACCGTGGCCCGTTCTGGGGCGGCGTGACCCAGTTGGCCAAGGAAGAAGACCGTGGCGTGGCCTACGGCAACTTCCTCAAGCAGGCCATGGCCGAGCCGTCGATTGTCGGCGTGCACTGGTTCCAGTACCTGGACCAGCCGGTGACCGGCCGTTTGCTGGACGGTGAGAACGGTCACTTCGGCCTTGTCGGCATTACCGATGTACCGTTCCAGGGCTTTGTCGACAGCGTGCGTAAAAGCAACCTGGCGACAGTCGACCAGTTGGGTAAAGAGGCGGAAAAGGCCAAGGCCGCCGGCGTGGTTCGCGAGAACGAAGCCGGCAAGGGCGGGCATGAAGGCAAAGGCGCAGGCCAGGGCGCCGGACACGCCGGTGGGCACTCTGGAAATGGCCATTGATTCATCGTTGACGGGTTCACAAAACCCCTAATGACTGGAACAATGTCGGCCACTTCCTACAGTGTTGTTCAAGGCGGATCAGGTGCAGATTCAGGGTCATTACGAGCTTCAGTTCGAAGCGGTACGCGAAGCGTTTGCCGCGCTGTTCGATGACCCGCAAGAGCGTGGTGCCGGGCTGTGTATCCAGATCGGCGGCGA
The sequence above is a segment of the Pseudomonas sp. R76 genome. Coding sequences within it:
- a CDS encoding DUF6231 family protein yields the protein MTAGISSRTPQQALAALLALHQPKRLLLLGASQFPALEAFQAEHPDTVVAIAAPGPLPAELAAQRFDLALVVDCLEHLSKPQGLTLLGGIRNLNASRIAVLADLNACGWKDTDFFSLALQAGERFQRDEQVLTLFTYDLLDYKQVPDWLNARFWANPENFGKYWW
- the dinG gene encoding ATP-dependent DNA helicase DinG, giving the protein MISTELKTTIQGAYSRFLEAKSLKPRYGQRLMIAEVAKVLGDIDTDDEGRRSGDPAVVAVEAGTGTGKTVAYSLAAIPTAKAAGKRLVIATATVALQEQIVYKDLPDLMRNSGLNFTFALAKGRGRYMCLSKLDVLLQEGHAQTATASLFEEEGFKIEVDEVSQKLFTSMIEKLAGNKWDGDRDSWPTALEDSDWARLTTDHSQCTNRHCPNFGQCAFYKAREGMGKVDVIVTNHDMVLADLALGGGAVLPDPRDTLYVFDEGHHLPDKAIGHFAHYTRLRSTADWLETTAKNLTKLLAQHPLPGDLGKLIEQVPELAREIKTQQQFMFSACEQVADFKPGEDVEGRERPRHRFVGGLIPEHMREMGIELKKGFSRLTDLFTRLTDLLKEGMDGEVNIGIASNQAEEWYPLFGSLLSRSQGNWELWTAFTVEDPEDNPPMARWLTLSESGALFDIEVNASPILAAEMLRRNLWNVAYGCLVTSATLTALGTFDRFRMRAGLPKKAVTAVVPSPFHHADAGVLRVPDLKADPRDAAAHTAAIIRDLPELVEGSRGTLVLFSSRKQMQDVFDGLDRDWRKQVFIQGNLSKQETLNKHKARVDGGDSSVLFGLASFAEGVDLPGAYCEHVVIAKIPFSVPDDPVEAALAEWIEARGGNPFMEISVPDASLKLVQACGRLLRTEEDRGTITLLDRRLVTQRYGKAILNALPPFRREIS
- a CDS encoding CopD family protein; this encodes MTAFSLAYTLHVLAALVWVGGMFFAWMILRPAAMAALEGPARLKLWANVFQRFFVWVWVAVAVLPISGIGLLQLRFSGFETAPRYVQVMMGLYLVMTALFIRIQALKFPQLRAAVAAEDWPAGAAALGQIRKLVGINLIVGLVVVAIASARPMF
- a CDS encoding collagen-like protein, producing MRKVFLLALLVSPIALAQTVSVETNSLMRLPSSTSVLQLERLDVADYGTLLVPATISQVTVDELHLGREARIAIAPGNTALQLQVRNAQLEHGSQITSRGAPGTHERPAKAGRDLVLRINALTADELSVDARGGAGAQGYAGLDGANGVDPGCTWGSAGRGANGDNGGDGLPGAAGATVRVELPQSFPAEQIKVWVDGGAGGLAGTAGKPGKGGQSKGCVVYRADGGEKGRPGLEGQPGPAGPAGAVTIQRL
- a CDS encoding OmpA family protein, whose amino-acid sequence is MSIMRTALPLVLLTGVLTGCAGLQKTDWPTCAAVGGVTGAAIGATQSSAYAGYGALLVGGMAGAYCWVHGDGDEDGDGVPDSRDKCPGTPKGVQVDANGCPPVPVAAVVEEVVVVKEETIVIRDVHFQFDSAKLTAADKTKLDIIVTRLKKEAPGAQLRVSGHTDSVGKDAYNQKLSERRAHSVTDYLVSAGVPRSNFVSVVGAGESQPVADNKTADGRALNRRVEIKINR
- a CDS encoding beta-galactosidase codes for the protein MIRTLPALFALLFAAPLMAAPAGQQTLFNFVRPADVVKVATQDASLPQYNAEQTPEGEVLRRITFNPAAEPSLVLSPQTGVWDWSQSGAISLRIQSAMDWALTLYVKVQSTDGKTLVSRIDLPAGPAQTLVIPLQANSPLSQGMKAGPPMPITVDGQRVLLAGSAGEIDRSQVASVTLSMLKPNAAQSILLERFGVQDSEPVLKAAYSELVDAYGQSTRARWPEKVSSDDQLKAAAAKEQQQLKGWLAERNKSSLDQYGGWNKGPAFEASGFFRTEKRDGRWYLVTPEGHPFYSLGVNTVAPDNNQTYVAGREWMFAALPKAGEPFDKYYGSSDNRGGNGADQGRGFNVGRWYDFYGANLQRTYGTEGFDQKRWVRHTLDRLQAWGFNTVGNWSDESLASADRVPYTLPLSIVGDYASISTGTDWWGGMPDPFDPRFAMATERAVAIAARDHRDDPWLIGFFADNELAWAGPGDDAKSRYALAYGTLRMTTDVPAKRAFLKQLRDKYRNEEGLSKAWGIHLAGWELMEDPGFEPPMPSPEHPEIEADFKYFQKTFADAYFKTISDSLKWHAPNQLLLGGRYAVSTPEAVASCAQYCDVLSFNMYTLKPQDGYDFAALRALDKPVLITEFNFGSADRGPFWGGVTQLAKEEDRGVAYGNFLKQAMAEPSIVGVHWFQYLDQPVTGRLLDGENGHFGLVGITDVPFQGFVDSVRKSNLATVDQLGKEAEKAKAAGVVRENEAGKGGHEGKGAGQGAGHAGGHSGNGH
- a CDS encoding DUF1145 domain-containing protein: MKVFWGLGKFLTLLFWVVVVVNLFRPLANPFHLLVSLAGSLLFLTHLLELLLFNSSLKYRAHPWRDRLQILLVGMFHVRGLSAPAAIDEVNKEANHA